One Micromonospora sp. FIMYZ51 genomic window carries:
- a CDS encoding class I SAM-dependent methyltransferase, giving the protein MTRDWYTWHDHYADPASALSHRLAELRTRIAAELDQAPPGPLRAVSLCAGQGRDLIPVLATHPRGGDVTARLVELDPRNADLARAAAAAAGLSGVEVVLADAARTDAYAGLAPADLVLVCGVFGNISDADVRAVVGHCASLCATGGVVFWTRHREEPDLVPTICDWFAEEGFEPVAVTTPAEQVGVGVHRFLGTPRPLPAGVSMFEFI; this is encoded by the coding sequence ATGACCCGCGACTGGTACACCTGGCACGACCACTACGCAGATCCGGCGTCCGCGCTGTCGCACAGGTTGGCGGAACTGCGCACCCGGATCGCCGCCGAGCTGGATCAGGCGCCACCCGGGCCACTGCGGGCAGTCAGTCTCTGCGCGGGACAGGGACGCGACCTGATTCCGGTGCTGGCGACCCACCCGCGCGGCGGCGATGTGACGGCGCGGCTGGTCGAGCTCGACCCACGAAACGCCGACCTGGCCCGTGCAGCGGCTGCCGCGGCCGGGCTGTCCGGCGTCGAGGTGGTGCTCGCCGACGCGGCACGCACCGACGCGTACGCCGGGCTGGCACCGGCCGATCTGGTGTTGGTCTGCGGTGTCTTCGGCAACATCTCCGACGCCGACGTGCGGGCGGTGGTGGGCCACTGCGCATCGCTCTGCGCCACCGGTGGCGTCGTCTTCTGGACCCGGCACCGTGAGGAACCCGACCTGGTTCCGACGATCTGCGACTGGTTCGCCGAGGAAGGCTTCGAGCCAGTCGCGGTGACCACCCCGGCGGAGCAGGTCGGCGTGGGCGTGCACCGGTTTCTCGGCACACCGCGACCGCTACCGGCCGGAGTGTCGATGTTCGAATTCATCTGA
- a CDS encoding aminotransferase class V-fold PLP-dependent enzyme, translated as MSIAAPEPIAGARLLFSLDPAVSHLNHGSFGAVPIVVQRAQQRLRDEMEADPLRFFTQGLVDRITHTRRHLAGFLGADPDGTALTTNATTGVAVVLQSLGLRPGDEVLTTDHGYGAVGFSVQRECRRTGATHRVLRLPLGAPAEEVVQIVRAGLRPGRTRLLIVDQLTSATAWLLPTAAIVGVAREHGVSVLVDAAHAPGMLPATVQSIGADFWVGNLHKWGYAARGTAVLVVAGPWRERIEPLVVSWEQEAGFPGRMEWQATADYTAWLSAPVGLYALRSLGVDRVRAHNAALAAYGQRVVGDALGVPPADLPDPGGPTVAMRIIPLPAGLATSIDAARALRARIAERLATQVAVMTWNARGWLRLCGQVYNSPEEYERLAARLPALLAQR; from the coding sequence GTGAGCATCGCGGCGCCCGAACCGATCGCAGGCGCCCGGCTGCTCTTCTCCCTCGATCCGGCGGTGAGCCATCTCAACCACGGTTCGTTCGGCGCGGTGCCGATCGTGGTACAGCGGGCCCAGCAGCGGTTGCGCGACGAGATGGAAGCCGACCCGCTGCGCTTCTTCACCCAGGGGCTGGTCGACCGGATCACCCACACCCGCCGGCACCTGGCCGGTTTTCTCGGTGCCGACCCCGACGGCACAGCGCTGACCACGAACGCGACGACCGGGGTGGCGGTGGTGCTCCAGTCGCTCGGACTACGTCCCGGTGACGAGGTGCTCACCACCGACCACGGCTACGGCGCGGTCGGGTTCTCCGTCCAGCGGGAGTGCCGCCGCACCGGAGCGACCCACCGGGTGCTGCGGCTGCCGCTCGGCGCCCCGGCCGAGGAGGTCGTGCAGATCGTGCGCGCCGGCCTGCGGCCCGGGCGCACCCGGCTGCTCATCGTGGATCAGCTCACCTCGGCCACCGCCTGGTTGCTCCCGACTGCCGCCATCGTCGGGGTGGCCCGGGAGCACGGGGTGTCGGTGCTTGTCGACGCCGCGCACGCGCCGGGCATGCTGCCGGCGACGGTGCAGAGCATCGGCGCCGACTTCTGGGTGGGCAACCTGCACAAGTGGGGGTACGCCGCACGGGGCACCGCCGTACTTGTGGTCGCCGGACCGTGGCGGGAGCGGATCGAGCCGTTGGTGGTTTCCTGGGAGCAGGAGGCGGGCTTTCCCGGTCGGATGGAGTGGCAGGCGACGGCGGACTACACCGCCTGGCTCAGTGCCCCGGTGGGGCTGTACGCGCTGCGCAGCCTCGGCGTCGACCGGGTACGCGCGCACAATGCGGCCCTGGCCGCGTACGGTCAGCGGGTGGTGGGGGACGCGCTCGGGGTGCCACCGGCCGATCTGCCGGACCCCGGCGGACCCACGGTCGCCATGCGGATCATTCCGTTGCCGGCGGGCCTGGCGACAAGCATCGACGCGGCGCGGGCACTGCGAGCTCGGATCGCCGAGCGGCTCGCCACCCAGGTCGCGGTGATGACCTGGAACGCGCGCGGTTGGCTACGGCTCTGCGGGCAGGTGTACAACTCGCCCGAGGAGTACGAACGGCTCGCGGCGCGGCTGCCCGCCCTACTCGCCCAACGGTGA
- a CDS encoding tyrosine-type recombinase/integrase, whose amino-acid sequence MHAALPEPLRDVVDEFARHLAGVRNRSAHTVRAYVGDLVSLLDHAQRMGCTQVSQLSLDTVRSWLARQRTTGAARASLARRAATARTFSAWAHRSGLLPADVAATLASPRPQRTLPTVLRADQAALLVEAPARAPTDRPEPPDAADQTRPPDATLRTGPPDATGGPEPDEGTDGPQPPEGTGRAGTDSAGSDTAEAVLLRDRALLELLYGTGVRVSEACGIDVADIDHGRRVVRVRGKGGRERSVPYGLPAQRTIDDWLRRGRPVLAVPGSRDALLLGARGGRLHPTTARRIVGGYADAAGLPRVSPHALRHSAATHLLEGGADLRAVQELLGHSSLASTQVYTHVSMDRLRAAYQQAHPRA is encoded by the coding sequence ATGCATGCGGCGCTGCCGGAACCGTTGCGGGACGTGGTGGACGAGTTCGCCCGCCACCTCGCCGGAGTACGCAACCGCTCGGCACACACCGTGCGCGCGTACGTCGGCGATCTGGTGTCCCTGCTGGACCATGCCCAGCGGATGGGCTGCACGCAGGTGTCGCAGCTGAGCCTCGACACGGTACGCAGTTGGTTGGCGAGGCAGCGCACCACGGGCGCAGCCCGCGCATCGCTGGCCCGACGGGCGGCCACGGCGCGGACGTTCAGCGCCTGGGCCCACCGCAGCGGACTGCTGCCCGCCGATGTCGCCGCCACGCTGGCCAGTCCCCGTCCACAGCGCACGCTGCCCACCGTGCTCCGCGCCGACCAGGCCGCGCTGCTCGTCGAGGCACCGGCCCGCGCCCCGACCGACCGCCCCGAGCCACCCGACGCCGCCGACCAAACCAGGCCACCCGACGCCACCCTCCGAACCGGACCACCCGACGCCACCGGCGGCCCGGAACCAGACGAGGGCACCGACGGCCCGCAACCACCCGAGGGCACCGGCCGGGCCGGGACCGACTCCGCCGGGAGCGACACCGCCGAGGCCGTGCTGCTGCGCGACCGGGCACTGTTGGAACTGCTCTACGGCACCGGCGTACGCGTCAGCGAGGCATGCGGGATCGACGTGGCGGACATCGACCACGGGCGGCGGGTGGTACGGGTACGCGGCAAGGGCGGACGGGAACGGTCGGTGCCGTACGGCCTGCCGGCCCAGCGGACGATCGACGACTGGCTGCGGCGAGGGCGGCCGGTGTTGGCGGTCCCGGGATCGCGCGATGCCCTGCTGCTCGGTGCCCGAGGCGGTCGGCTGCATCCGACGACCGCCCGCCGGATCGTCGGCGGGTACGCGGACGCTGCCGGCCTGCCCCGGGTCAGCCCGCACGCGCTACGCCACTCGGCCGCCACCCACCTGCTCGAAGGCGGCGCGGACCTGCGGGCGGTGCAGGAGTTGCTCGGGCACTCGTCGCTGGCCAGCACGCAGGTCTACACCCATGTCTCGATGGACCGGCTGCGGGCCGCCTACCAGCAGGCGCACCCCCGCGCCTGA
- a CDS encoding MBL fold metallo-hydrolase, with protein sequence MPSGFDPIGQVTFVGTATTVLRLGGFTLLTDPNFLHAGQRAYLGYGLSSRRLTDPAMQLAELPDLDAIVLSHMHGDHFDRIARDGLPKSLPIFTTTQAQRRLRRWGFAAADGLDTWERRELHHGRERLSITAVPGHHGPGLLDRLLPAVMGSIIDLERDGQRLLRLYVTGDTLYHPSLAEIPERFPDIDAMLLHLGGTRILGFLVTMDDRQGVDLMRLVKPQVTLPIHYDDYRVFRSPLRDFLATAAEQGLRPAIQTLRRGETRPLFGHTTSRGGDIRSGTGSHGQP encoded by the coding sequence ATGCCATCCGGGTTCGATCCGATCGGCCAGGTGACCTTCGTGGGGACGGCGACCACCGTGCTGCGGCTCGGCGGGTTCACCCTGCTCACCGATCCCAACTTCCTGCACGCCGGGCAGCGCGCGTACCTCGGTTATGGCCTGTCCTCGCGCCGGCTCACCGATCCCGCGATGCAACTTGCGGAGCTGCCCGACCTCGACGCGATTGTCCTGTCCCACATGCACGGCGACCACTTCGACCGGATCGCCCGAGACGGGTTGCCCAAGTCCCTGCCCATCTTCACCACCACACAGGCGCAGCGTCGACTCAGGCGGTGGGGTTTCGCTGCCGCCGACGGTCTGGACACCTGGGAGCGGCGGGAGCTGCACCACGGCAGGGAGCGGCTGTCCATCACCGCCGTGCCCGGCCATCACGGTCCCGGTCTGCTCGATCGGCTGCTGCCGGCGGTGATGGGCTCGATCATCGATCTGGAACGCGACGGGCAACGGCTGTTGCGCCTCTACGTCACCGGCGACACGCTCTATCACCCGAGCCTGGCCGAGATACCCGAGCGTTTTCCCGACATCGACGCGATGCTTCTTCACCTGGGCGGCACTCGCATCCTCGGTTTCCTCGTCACCATGGACGACCGGCAGGGAGTCGACCTGATGCGCCTGGTCAAGCCGCAGGTCACGCTGCCGATCCATTACGACGACTACCGGGTGTTCCGCTCGCCCCTGCGGGACTTCCTCGCCACGGCCGCCGAGCAGGGCCTGCGCCCCGCGATCCAGACTCTCCGGCGCGGTGAGACACGACCGCTCTTCGGCCACACGACGTCACGCGGCGGTGACATCCGCAGCGGGACCGGCAGCCACGGCCAGCCGTAG
- a CDS encoding DNA-protecting protein DprA, whose product MSTREQSVLARVALTWLTEPGTRSVYGLVDELGPVRALDLLLDGGAPQEGLRDSVAARSRAGDARLVAAEALERSDRLGARVVIPGDEEWPMTVEQLRTLHLPDARRRVDRETAPPLCFWVRGPWPLAEILDRSVAVVGARAATAYGAHVATGLGYGLADRDWTVVSGGAFGIDAAAHRGALNAGGRTVAVLACGLDRPYPMGNTAMFDRIADTGLLVSEWPPGAEPLRPRFLIRNRVIAAGTKGTVLVEAAARSGATQTTRRAIALRRPAMVVPGPVTSAMSVGAHELLREEPATRLVTGLDQVLEEVGRIGEFAPVPRGPDRPTDLLDDDARAIVEAMPPRGRVDVDTLAARAGLPVRTVLRTMSMLEELALVVRGSDGYLLAAGPGRTTRPN is encoded by the coding sequence ATGAGTACGCGCGAGCAGTCGGTGCTGGCCCGGGTGGCGTTGACCTGGCTGACGGAGCCCGGCACCCGGTCGGTGTACGGGTTGGTCGACGAACTCGGCCCGGTGCGGGCACTTGACCTGTTGCTCGACGGCGGGGCGCCGCAGGAAGGACTGCGCGACAGTGTGGCGGCACGCAGTAGAGCCGGGGACGCCCGGCTGGTGGCGGCCGAGGCGCTGGAGCGCAGCGATCGGCTGGGTGCCCGCGTCGTCATCCCTGGCGACGAGGAGTGGCCCATGACCGTGGAGCAACTTCGCACGCTGCACCTGCCCGACGCGCGCCGCCGGGTCGACCGGGAGACCGCACCGCCGCTCTGCTTCTGGGTACGCGGCCCGTGGCCGCTGGCCGAGATCCTGGACCGGTCCGTGGCGGTGGTGGGTGCGCGGGCCGCCACGGCGTACGGCGCGCATGTCGCGACGGGCCTGGGCTACGGCCTGGCTGATCGCGACTGGACGGTGGTCTCCGGTGGTGCCTTCGGCATCGACGCTGCCGCGCATCGTGGTGCCCTGAACGCCGGTGGTCGGACCGTGGCCGTGCTCGCCTGCGGCCTGGACCGTCCCTACCCGATGGGCAACACGGCGATGTTCGACCGGATCGCCGACACCGGCCTGCTGGTAAGCGAGTGGCCCCCGGGTGCAGAGCCCCTGCGCCCACGGTTCCTCATCCGCAACCGGGTGATCGCAGCCGGCACGAAGGGCACGGTGCTGGTCGAGGCGGCGGCCCGCAGCGGGGCGACCCAGACCACCCGGCGGGCCATCGCCCTGCGCCGACCGGCGATGGTGGTGCCCGGTCCGGTCACCTCGGCGATGTCCGTCGGTGCCCACGAGTTGCTGCGCGAGGAGCCGGCGACGCGGCTGGTGACCGGCCTCGACCAGGTACTCGAGGAGGTCGGCCGGATCGGGGAATTCGCCCCGGTGCCGCGCGGCCCGGATCGGCCCACCGACCTGCTCGACGACGATGCGAGGGCGATTGTGGAGGCGATGCCCCCGCGCGGCAGGGTCGACGTGGACACCCTCGCCGCGCGGGCCGGCCTGCCGGTCCGGACCGTGCTGCGCACGATGTCCATGCTGGAGGAACTGGCCCTGGTGGTACGCGGATCCGACGGCTACCTCCTGGCAGCCGGGCCCGGCCGGACGACCCGGCCCAACTGA
- a CDS encoding YifB family Mg chelatase-like AAA ATPase, giving the protein MSYARVLCVGLVGMTGHLVEVEADLAPGLPGVAISGLPDTALHEARDRVRAAVVNSGQRWPNRRITLNLLPATLPKFGSAFDLAIAVALLGGSGELPLAPLDGVVILGELGLDGTVRPVRGVLPMVAAAAKAGVQRVIVPTGNAAEAAVVPGLRVRGVDNLHRLVGFVRDGDPLIEPPTGAPPPVDGGPDLAEVAGQWLGRRALEIAAAGGHHLALIGPPGAGKTMLAERLPSILPELDDDDALEVTALHSIAGLLPAGGGLLRRPPFQAPHHSASAPSIVGGGAGLARPGAVSLAHRGVLFLDEAPEFSKAALEALRQPLENGRVLLARSRGGAEYPARAQLVIAANPCPCANPAGDDRCECPPLARRRYLGRLSGPLLDRIDLQVRLPPVRAAELMESAAIESSTVVAARVAAARTAAAIRWATSGHRLNAEIPGPHLRRSPWRLPARDTAELRSRLDAGSLSARGFDRVIRLAWTIADLDGRARPDRGDVAEAIQLRTGEGT; this is encoded by the coding sequence ATGAGCTACGCGCGGGTGCTCTGCGTCGGGCTGGTCGGGATGACCGGTCACCTGGTGGAGGTGGAGGCGGATCTCGCGCCCGGCCTGCCCGGCGTGGCCATATCCGGGCTACCCGACACCGCCCTGCACGAGGCCCGGGACCGGGTCCGCGCGGCGGTGGTCAACTCCGGGCAGCGCTGGCCGAACCGACGGATAACCCTCAACCTGCTGCCCGCCACCCTGCCCAAGTTCGGGTCGGCGTTCGACCTGGCGATCGCGGTGGCATTGCTCGGCGGTTCCGGTGAGCTGCCGTTGGCGCCGCTGGACGGCGTGGTGATCCTCGGCGAGTTGGGCCTGGACGGGACGGTGCGGCCGGTTCGGGGCGTACTGCCGATGGTGGCCGCAGCCGCCAAGGCCGGCGTCCAGCGGGTGATCGTCCCGACCGGCAACGCCGCCGAGGCTGCGGTCGTGCCCGGGCTACGGGTGCGGGGAGTGGACAACCTGCACCGACTTGTCGGCTTCGTCCGCGACGGCGACCCGCTGATCGAACCGCCGACCGGTGCGCCACCCCCGGTCGACGGTGGCCCCGATCTGGCCGAGGTCGCCGGCCAGTGGCTCGGTCGGCGGGCCCTGGAAATCGCCGCCGCCGGTGGGCACCATCTGGCGCTGATCGGGCCGCCCGGAGCCGGAAAGACCATGCTCGCCGAGCGCCTGCCGTCGATCCTGCCGGAGCTGGACGACGACGACGCGCTGGAGGTGACCGCGCTGCACTCGATCGCCGGGCTGCTGCCGGCGGGTGGCGGGTTGCTCCGCCGACCTCCGTTCCAGGCCCCACACCACAGCGCGAGCGCGCCGTCAATCGTCGGCGGTGGCGCGGGTCTGGCTCGCCCCGGAGCGGTCTCCCTCGCCCATCGCGGGGTGCTCTTTCTCGACGAGGCGCCCGAATTCAGCAAGGCGGCTCTGGAGGCGCTGCGGCAGCCGTTGGAGAACGGCCGGGTGCTGTTGGCCCGCAGCCGGGGCGGCGCCGAATATCCTGCCCGGGCCCAGCTGGTGATCGCGGCCAATCCCTGCCCCTGCGCCAACCCGGCCGGCGACGACCGCTGCGAGTGTCCCCCGCTGGCCCGGCGCCGTTACCTCGGTCGGCTTTCCGGCCCGCTGCTCGACCGGATCGATCTTCAGGTCCGACTGCCACCGGTGCGCGCGGCCGAGCTGATGGAATCCGCCGCGATCGAGTCCTCCACGGTCGTCGCCGCACGGGTGGCCGCCGCGCGCACGGCGGCGGCCATCCGGTGGGCCACCTCAGGGCACCGGCTCAACGCCGAGATACCCGGCCCGCACCTGCGCCGGTCACCATGGCGGCTACCGGCCCGGGACACTGCCGAGCTGCGCTCACGGCTCGACGCCGGATCGCTCTCCGCGCGCGGATTCGACCGGGTCATCCGGCTCGCCTGGACGATCGCTGACCTGGACGGACGGGCCCGCCCCGACCGGGGCGACGTCGCCGAGGCCATTCAGCTGAGAACGGGAGAGGGCACATGA
- a CDS encoding YraN family protein codes for MTKRNQAVGGYGERCAVRHLIEAGLRPVAQNWRCSSGEIDIIAWDGPVLAFCEVKTRRTGDFGTPAEAVIRSKVHRLRRLAAEWLSATGTSADEIRFDVISVLVPGTGRARVEHLRGAF; via the coding sequence ATGACCAAGCGGAACCAGGCCGTCGGCGGGTACGGCGAGCGGTGCGCCGTCCGACACCTCATCGAGGCGGGGCTGCGCCCGGTGGCACAGAACTGGCGTTGCTCGTCCGGAGAGATAGACATCATCGCCTGGGACGGCCCGGTGCTGGCCTTCTGCGAGGTGAAGACGCGCCGCACCGGGGACTTCGGCACCCCCGCCGAGGCGGTGATCCGGAGCAAGGTCCACCGCCTGCGCCGTCTCGCGGCTGAATGGCTCTCCGCTACCGGCACCAGCGCCGACGAGATTCGCTTCGACGTCATCTCGGTCCTGGTGCCCGGCACCGGCCGGGCCCGCGTCGAGCACCTCAGAGGGGCGTTCTGA
- the rpsB gene encoding 30S ribosomal protein S2, with translation MAVVTMRQLLESGVHFGHQTRRWNPKMKRFIFTERNGIYIIDLRQTLDYIEKAYEFVRNTVAEGGSILFVGTKKQAQEAIAEQATRVGQPYVNHRWLGGMLTNFQTVYKRLQRMKELEALGDLSGTAAGYTKKETLQLSREKTKLTKTLGGLRDMQKLPAAVWIVDTKKEHIAVDEARKLGIPVIAVLDTNCDPDEVDFPIPGNDDAIRSAELLTKVVAAAVADGLITRSGRRRGGDEKPEAGVATDEPLAEWERELLEEPKKADEQPAAEQQPATEQQPAEQQPAEQPAAVSGQ, from the coding sequence ATGGCCGTCGTGACCATGCGTCAGTTGCTGGAGAGCGGTGTTCACTTCGGGCACCAGACCCGGCGCTGGAACCCGAAGATGAAGCGCTTCATCTTCACCGAGCGTAACGGCATCTACATCATCGACCTGCGCCAGACTCTCGACTACATCGAGAAGGCGTACGAGTTCGTGCGCAACACGGTGGCTGAGGGCGGCAGCATCCTCTTCGTCGGTACCAAGAAGCAGGCCCAGGAGGCGATCGCCGAGCAGGCGACCCGGGTCGGCCAGCCGTACGTCAACCACCGCTGGCTCGGTGGCATGCTTACCAACTTCCAGACGGTGTACAAGCGGCTCCAGCGGATGAAGGAGCTGGAGGCGCTGGGTGACCTGAGCGGCACCGCCGCCGGTTACACCAAGAAGGAGACCCTTCAGCTGTCCCGCGAGAAGACCAAGCTCACCAAGACCCTCGGTGGTCTGCGGGACATGCAGAAGCTTCCGGCCGCGGTCTGGATCGTCGACACCAAGAAGGAGCACATCGCGGTCGACGAGGCCCGCAAGCTGGGCATCCCGGTGATCGCCGTGCTCGACACCAACTGCGACCCGGATGAGGTCGACTTCCCGATCCCGGGTAACGACGACGCGATCCGCTCGGCTGAGCTGCTGACCAAGGTCGTCGCCGCCGCCGTCGCCGACGGCCTGATCACCCGCTCCGGCCGTCGCCGGGGCGGCGACGAGAAGCCGGAGGCGGGTGTCGCCACCGACGAGCCGCTGGCCGAGTGGGAGCGCGAACTGCTCGAGGAGCCCAAGAAGGCCGACGAGCAGCCGGCAGCCGAGCAGCAGCCGGCAACGGAGCAGCAGCCGGCCGAGCAGCAGCCGGCCGAGCAGCCGGCCGCCGTCTCCGGGCAGTGA
- the tsf gene encoding translation elongation factor Ts: MSQITAADVKKLRDLTGAGMMDSKKALTEAEGDFDKAVEILRVKGAKDVGKRAGRTAANGLIAHSGQALLELNCETDFVAKNDAFIALAQQLVEHGERSGVSTAEELLASEIDGRPVADLVQEQSAKIGEKLVLNRFAKLDGTVAVYLHRKAQDLPPAVGVLVQYSGKTDEAGDADARGAAMQIAAMRPQYLTRDEVPAEVVESERRIAEQTAREENKPEAALPKIVEGRVNSFFKDFVLLEQSSVTDNKKTVKQVLAEAGIEVTRFVRFEVGQA, encoded by the coding sequence ATGTCCCAGATCACCGCGGCGGACGTCAAGAAGCTCCGCGACCTGACCGGCGCCGGCATGATGGACAGCAAGAAGGCCCTGACCGAGGCCGAGGGCGACTTCGACAAGGCCGTCGAGATCCTGCGTGTCAAGGGCGCCAAGGACGTCGGCAAGCGCGCCGGTCGTACCGCCGCCAACGGCCTGATCGCCCACTCCGGCCAGGCCCTGCTCGAGCTCAACTGCGAGACCGACTTCGTCGCGAAGAACGACGCCTTCATCGCGCTGGCCCAGCAGCTGGTGGAGCACGGCGAGCGTTCCGGCGTGAGCACCGCCGAGGAACTGCTGGCCAGCGAGATCGACGGCCGTCCGGTCGCCGACCTGGTCCAGGAGCAGTCCGCGAAGATCGGTGAGAAGCTGGTGCTGAACCGCTTCGCCAAGCTGGACGGCACCGTTGCGGTCTACCTGCACCGCAAGGCCCAGGACCTGCCCCCGGCGGTCGGCGTGCTGGTGCAGTACAGCGGCAAGACCGACGAGGCGGGCGACGCCGACGCGCGCGGCGCGGCCATGCAGATCGCCGCGATGCGTCCGCAGTACCTCACCCGTGACGAGGTGCCGGCCGAGGTCGTCGAGTCCGAGCGGCGCATCGCCGAGCAGACCGCCCGCGAGGAGAACAAGCCGGAGGCGGCGCTGCCGAAGATCGTCGAGGGTCGGGTGAACTCCTTCTTCAAGGACTTCGTCCTGCTGGAGCAGTCGTCGGTCACCGACAACAAGAAGACGGTGAAGCAGGTGCTGGCGGAGGCCGGCATCGAGGTCACCCGCTTCGTGCGGTTCGAGGTCGGCCAGGCCTGA
- the pyrH gene encoding UMP kinase: protein MTQVVRDRTVAAGDPTAPPPGRARRVVLKLSGEVFGGGAIGVDPDVVQAIARQIATVVRRGVQVSVVVGGGNFFRGAELQKRGMDRARADYMGMLGTVMNCLALQDFLEKEGIETRVQSAITMAQVAEPYIPLRAIRHLEKGRVVIFGAGAGMPYFSTDTVAAQRALEIHADVVLMSKNGVDGVYTADPRVDPTASKFDSITFSEVLRRNLRVADAAAFSLCMENGLPMLVFGAQGEDTIVRAVGGEQIGTLITT from the coding sequence ATGACGCAGGTTGTGAGGGACCGGACGGTGGCGGCGGGCGATCCGACGGCACCGCCGCCGGGCCGGGCACGGCGGGTGGTGCTGAAGCTCTCCGGCGAGGTGTTCGGCGGCGGCGCGATCGGTGTCGACCCGGATGTCGTCCAGGCCATCGCCCGTCAGATCGCCACCGTGGTGCGCCGCGGGGTGCAGGTTTCCGTGGTGGTCGGCGGCGGCAACTTCTTCCGTGGCGCGGAGCTACAGAAGCGGGGCATGGACCGGGCACGGGCGGACTACATGGGCATGCTCGGCACGGTGATGAACTGCCTCGCCCTCCAGGACTTCCTGGAGAAGGAGGGCATCGAGACCCGGGTGCAGAGCGCCATCACCATGGCCCAGGTCGCCGAGCCGTACATTCCGCTGCGGGCGATCCGGCACCTGGAGAAGGGCCGCGTGGTCATTTTCGGTGCCGGCGCGGGGATGCCGTACTTCTCCACCGACACGGTGGCCGCCCAGCGCGCGTTGGAGATTCACGCGGACGTGGTGCTGATGAGCAAGAACGGCGTGGACGGTGTCTACACGGCCGATCCCCGGGTCGACCCGACCGCCAGCAAGTTCGACTCGATCACCTTCTCCGAGGTGCTGCGCCGCAACCTTCGGGTCGCCGACGCGGCAGCCTTCAGCCTCTGCATGGAGAACGGCCTGCCGATGCTGGTCTTCGGCGCGCAGGGCGAGGACACCATCGTCCGGGCGGTGGGCGGCGAGCAGATCGGCACGCTGATCACCACCTGA
- the frr gene encoding ribosome recycling factor: protein MIDDTLLEAEEKMERAVEHAKEEFGAIRTGRATPAMFSKIIIDYYGSPTPLTQMASVAVPEPRMAIIKPYDNSQINAMEKAIRDSDLGVNPNNEGNQLRILLPQMTEERRRDMIKVARHKGEEAKVAIRNIRRKGKEELDRLVKDGEVGEDDGRRAERELDDLTQRYVSHVDELVKHKEAELLEV from the coding sequence GTGATCGACGACACCCTCCTCGAGGCCGAGGAGAAGATGGAGCGTGCGGTCGAGCACGCCAAGGAGGAGTTCGGGGCCATTCGCACCGGTCGCGCCACTCCAGCCATGTTCTCCAAGATCATCATCGATTACTACGGCAGTCCCACGCCGCTGACCCAGATGGCGTCGGTGGCCGTCCCGGAGCCGCGGATGGCCATCATCAAGCCGTACGACAACTCGCAGATCAACGCCATGGAGAAGGCGATCCGCGACTCGGACCTCGGGGTCAACCCGAACAACGAGGGCAACCAGTTGCGCATCCTGCTTCCGCAGATGACCGAGGAGCGCCGCCGCGACATGATCAAGGTCGCCCGCCACAAGGGCGAGGAGGCCAAGGTCGCGATCCGCAACATCCGGCGCAAGGGCAAGGAAGAGCTGGACCGGCTGGTGAAGGACGGCGAGGTCGGCGAGGACGACGGTCGCCGCGCCGAGCGGGAGCTGGACGACCTGACCCAGCGCTACGTCTCCCACGTCGACGAGCTGGTCAAGCACAAGGAAGCCGAACTCCTGGAGGTCTGA